The stretch of DNA tctcagcactgccaaaaaaaaaaaaaagagagagagagatctgaggCAAGGGCAGGGGAAGGTTAGGAACTTGGAGAACAACCAGactttgaggaagaaaaaaattagaaataaattcagCCCATTTGGGACTTTTTTGAACCCTGTTGTTGCAAAACCAAAAGAAGTCCTTTTCAGTTTTGTGTGTTAACACGAGGGAGGCTAGGATAGATTTATTTCACATTGATAAATacgtatgtctgtgtgtgtgcgctaagtcgcttcagtctagtccgactctttgccaccctatggactgttgactcccaggctcctctgtccatgggattttccaggcaagaatactggagtggatgtcTACATATAGCCAAGTACAGAAAAGTCTCAGGCAGCCTGTTGGTGGAGAGGGCACCTCTTACTTCCCTTGAGCTTTTTCACAGAGAGGGTGCTCTGATGTGCGTTAAAAACAAAGACAGTCATTTTTCCCCCAGTCATATCTGAAGAGAAGACGTGTTGCTAGGAGCAGGGCTAACAGTCAAGGACCCAGTCTCCTGGCCTTCAACCCCTCAACTGAGGAGGTTCTGTCTTCCTCCTTCCAACCAAGACCCCTCAGCTTTTCTAGAGAGAAAACTTGAGTGGAGTTCCGAGGGAACAGGGTGAACTACTCCCCACAGAACCGGAAAGGTCAGGAGTGATATTTAGGGTGCCCGAGACCCTAGCACCTCTGCCCACGGGCCCAAGCCCCCACTCGCACCCCCgacccagcccctcctccacaTCCCACTGAGCCGGGTTAGTACTCAGCGTGGAGCCGAGGAAGCCCGGGGAAGGTGGGTGGGAGGCCACAGTTAGGAGGTAAGCTTGCTAGGTCAAGTCTGGCTTGGCCCTTAGCGAGTCCAGGGCCCCAGACCGGCTGGACAGGGGAGAGGAGGCCGCTCTCAGGTGAGCTGCGAGCCCAGAAGGCCCTCGCCCCACCCGCTCTCTAGGAACTCCACCGCCAGCGCGAAGTCAAACTCGTGCAGCGGCGGCCCATCTACCGCGATCTTCACCACGGGGCCGCCCCGCCCTTCCCCCGCCCCGCCTGGCCCCCACCACCGCAGCTCCCGGCTGCGGCAGACCTTGTCCAGGAGGCCGGCGCCCGCAGGCAGCGCCAAGGCCAGTGCGGCCAGGGCGGCGAAGTCGGGGAAGAGCTCGTGCAGTTCTGAGCGCGCGCACGCCAGCTTGGTGCACAGGGCCCGCGGGCCCAGCCGCCCCAGGCTGCACACCACGCGCTTGAAGAGCGCGAAGTCGCCCAGCGCCCTCTGGCGCACCACAGCGGGGGCGAAGGCGCGCAGCAGGACGCGGAGTGCCCCCTCGCCGTGAGCGCCCAGCTCCTCTGCGGCCTGCGGGTAGCGGCGGGGGTCGAAGATGGCCGCGAAGGCGGCCACGGCGTCCAGCGAGGGCCCGGGGTAAGAGTCCCGCAGCCCCCTCCGCATGGAGTCCAGGAAGGCTCCCCGCAGTCGCTCCAAGCCCTGGACCGCAGCTTCAGAGTAGCCCACCAGCTCCACGCCGCGGTAGGTGCAGCGGCCACAGCCCAGATCGGCACTAGAGGATGTCAGTTCCTGCAGGAAGCCCTGGAGGCGCGCCCCACCTGAACTGCACTGTGCGTGGAGGGAGGCTGTAGCTGCCATCACCAGAGGCTGCAGCAAGGCCAAATCCGGCTCTTCTGGCTGCAGGACAAGGGCCAGCTTCTGCACGGAGGGCAGAACATCCAGCAGGAGGTGGGTGAAGGCCACGAAGGTGAACTGGCGCAGGGCGAGGGCCAGCGCCCTTGTGGTAGGCGAGGCTGGGGCAGAGGCCTCCAGTGTGAGCACCAGGCAAGGCCAAGCCTCAGCCACAGCTTCCACCACAGGCAGCAGGGAGGCCCAGGGCACTGGCCGTGGTCCTGCCAAGTCAATAGCTGCAAGGTCCAGTGCCGCCCTGAGTTCAGGGACCACGTGAGAACTGGGGCCGCCATGCAGGCGAAATAGGGCATCCAGTACACTTTCATATTCACCTAGGTAGGCAGGGGGCTTGGGGTCTGTTCGGCCAGGGAGGCAGTGTAGCTCCGTGAGCAGTGGGCAGGCGGCCTGGAGCTGCGGGCGCACGCTCCCCAGGCGGTCACTGGGGAGGCTTGAGCTGAGCCAGGCCAGCTTGGATGCAGACACGCCAAAAGCCTGCAGGATGTCCAGGACTTGGCCAGCGGTGGCCTTGCCTTCCTGTAGCTCCACACTGCCCAGAAAGGTGGTGGCAGGCTGGCCATCGCAGGGGGACACTGAAGTGACAAACAAGGCCAGACGGTGGGACTCAGGCCAGTCCCTGGTCTCGTCCAACACCAGGCCCACATACGGGGATGCCTTCAGGCGCTGACGGGCCTCTGCGTGCAAGACACTGGCGATGGCCACCTGGGACAGCCagggagagaaaaagggaggACAGGGTTAGGCTACTCCTGAGAAGGGGAGGCAGACAGGACGGGGTGAAAGAGCACAGGCCTGGGGTTGGACAGTCTTAGGGACTAATCCTAGCTTTGTCACTTACTggctgcatgaccttgggcaagtcatttgacCTCTCTGTTCATCTCTTAGTTGCCTTGAGGCTAATACCTGCCCCCAATCTCCTTAAAAGGTTGTTATGacttaccaattttttttttactcacgcCACACTGCTTCtgtgatctagttccccaaccagggattgaacccaggccctcagcagtgaaagcttggagtcttaatcacAGGACCTCCAGAAATTCCCATTCATGTAATCTTTTGTTGTTATGTTTATAAATGTGAAAGTGCTTTAGGAATCCTAAGGATTCTAAAgcatctgtttgtttttctacAGCATCGCCCCAGTCAGCCTTATTCTTGGGGGTCTCCCTCTGCTCTGCTGCTCTGGGATTAACTGATAGGTTGACTGCCCACAGGTTAAACAGGGCCCCAGCTGTGTGCTGTTTGTCTCTCATCTCTCGGTAGGATGAGATCCAACCTCTTCACCCCCATACCAGCCCCAG from Bos mutus isolate GX-2022 chromosome 19, NWIPB_WYAK_1.1, whole genome shotgun sequence encodes:
- the LOC102267148 gene encoding uncharacterized protein C17orf113 isoform X1, whose translation is MVPPGKKPAGEASNSNKKCKRYFNEHWKEEFTWLDFDYERKLMFCLECRQALVRNKHGKAENAFTVGTDNFQRHALLRHVTSGAHRQALAANRGQPSFEGQAEGRGACPGLATTLSSRGVKVEADPAKVAVLTTVYCMAKEEVPDDRCSALLELQRFNLCQALLGMDHGDYYSPRRVRDMQVAIASVLHAEARQRLKASPYVGLVLDETRDWPESHRLALFVTSVSPCDGQPATTFLGSVELQEGKATAGQVLDILQAFGVSASKLAWLSSSLPSDRLGSVRPQLQAACPLLTELHCLPGRTDPKPPAYLGEYESVLDALFRLHGGPSSHVVPELRAALDLAAIDLAGPRPVPWASLLPVVEAVAEAWPCLVLTLEASAPASPTTRALALALRQFTFVAFTHLLLDVLPSVQKLALVLQPEEPDLALLQPLVMAATASLHAQCSSGGARLQGFLQELTSSSADLGCGRCTYRGVELVGYSEAAVQGLERLRGAFLDSMRRGLRDSYPGPSLDAVAAFAAIFDPRRYPQAAEELGAHGEGALRVLLRAFAPAVVRQRALGDFALFKRVVCSLGRLGPRALCTKLACARSELHELFPDFAALAALALALPAGAGLLDKVCRSRELRWWGPGGAGEGRGGPVVKIAVDGPPLHEFDFALAVEFLESGWGEGLLGSQLT